The Corynebacterium suranareeae genome window below encodes:
- a CDS encoding LLM class flavin-dependent oxidoreductase, producing the protein MAAAENTTQESRKILFNAFDMNCVVHQSPGLWTHPKDKARDYNTLDYWVHLAKTLEKGLFDGLFIADVLGTYDVYGSSNEAALTSGAQVPVNDPILLVSAMAYATKNLGFGITAGTAYEHPYPFARRLATLDHLTNGRVGWNVVTGYLPSAAQNMGDTDQLPHDERYDKADEYLEVIYKLLEGSWEDDAVQNNVETSVFTDSSKVHAINHHGKYFDVPGIAITEPSVQRTPVIYQAGASPRGLKFAGENAEAVFINSSTVEAITKTVAKIRAAAVAAGRDPHAVKIFAMQTIITGETEADAQAKLEEYSRYIDPVGGLTLMSGWTGADLSQYDLDEPITNIESNAIQSTAATISNGTSEGAWTVRKLGEATGIGGFGPVLVGSGANVAAELARIQDLSDVDGFNLAYAITPGTFEDVVEYVVPELQKLGRYKTEYAPGSLRNKLFGNGDRLDDTHRGASYRLGAKNSTATTDLSSISAQLVTQEA; encoded by the coding sequence ATGGCCGCGGCCGAAAACACAACACAAGAGAGCAGAAAAATCCTGTTCAACGCATTTGATATGAACTGCGTTGTGCATCAGTCCCCAGGACTGTGGACACACCCGAAAGACAAGGCCCGGGATTACAACACCCTTGATTACTGGGTGCACCTTGCTAAGACATTAGAGAAGGGTCTTTTCGACGGCCTTTTCATCGCAGACGTTCTTGGAACTTACGATGTCTATGGTTCCAGTAATGAAGCAGCGTTGACCAGTGGTGCTCAGGTACCGGTCAATGATCCGATCCTTCTTGTTTCTGCGATGGCTTATGCCACCAAGAACCTTGGGTTTGGCATCACCGCAGGTACAGCCTATGAACACCCGTATCCTTTTGCTCGGCGTCTGGCCACACTCGATCATCTAACTAATGGGCGAGTGGGATGGAACGTAGTTACTGGCTATCTTCCCTCTGCTGCTCAAAACATGGGTGATACGGATCAGTTGCCACATGATGAGCGCTACGACAAAGCCGATGAATATCTAGAAGTCATCTACAAACTTCTCGAGGGATCCTGGGAAGACGACGCTGTCCAAAATAATGTGGAGACAAGTGTCTTTACGGATTCCTCCAAAGTGCACGCGATCAATCATCATGGGAAGTACTTTGATGTACCGGGTATCGCCATCACGGAACCTAGTGTGCAGCGCACGCCGGTGATCTACCAGGCGGGTGCATCGCCTCGCGGATTGAAATTCGCTGGTGAGAATGCAGAAGCGGTGTTTATCAATTCCAGCACCGTGGAGGCAATCACCAAGACTGTCGCAAAGATTCGCGCTGCTGCGGTCGCTGCGGGTCGTGATCCACATGCGGTGAAGATCTTTGCGATGCAAACAATCATCACGGGTGAAACAGAAGCAGATGCGCAGGCAAAGCTAGAGGAATACAGCCGTTATATCGATCCTGTCGGCGGCCTGACCTTGATGTCTGGATGGACTGGAGCGGATCTGTCGCAGTATGACCTGGATGAACCGATCACCAATATTGAGTCCAACGCTATTCAGTCCACCGCAGCTACCATTAGCAACGGCACTAGTGAAGGGGCATGGACGGTACGCAAACTGGGTGAGGCAACTGGCATCGGCGGTTTCGGGCCAGTGCTTGTGGGATCGGGCGCTAATGTTGCTGCGGAACTTGCACGCATCCAGGATCTCAGCGATGTTGATGGATTCAACCTCGCATATGCCATCACCCCAGGAACTTTTGAAGATGTTGTGGAGTATGTCGTTCCTGAGCTGCAAAAACTTGGGCGTTACAAAACGGAATACGCTCCGGGTTCCTTGCGCAATAAATTGTTCGGGAATGGTGATCGCCTCGACGACACCCACCGTGGCGCCAGCTACCGCCTGGGAGCTAAGAACTCCACCGCCACCACTGACCTTAGTTCCATCTCTGCTCAACTAGTTACTCAGGAAGCTTAA
- a CDS encoding NADPH-dependent FMN reductase, protein MNKIAIITGSTRPGRVNIDVANWVLERAQERNDAQYELVDIADFNLPLLDEAMPAGYGQYAGEHTKAWAAKIAEFDGFIFITGEYNHSVPAALTNALSYLSAEWNNKAAGIVSYGSAMGIRAAEHLRGILSELQIAHVQKTGLLSIFTDFEYPNFQPSEQGISSVDAMFEQLVVWTKAMATIRETANL, encoded by the coding sequence ATGAATAAGATCGCCATCATCACCGGTTCCACCCGTCCAGGCCGTGTCAACATCGACGTAGCCAACTGGGTTCTCGAGCGCGCACAAGAGCGCAATGATGCACAGTACGAGCTCGTTGATATTGCTGATTTCAACCTCCCGCTCCTTGACGAAGCAATGCCAGCAGGCTACGGCCAGTATGCAGGCGAGCACACCAAGGCATGGGCAGCAAAGATCGCAGAATTTGATGGCTTCATTTTTATCACCGGCGAATACAACCACTCCGTCCCAGCAGCTCTAACCAACGCACTGTCTTACCTCTCTGCAGAGTGGAACAACAAGGCTGCAGGCATCGTGTCCTACGGTTCCGCAATGGGCATTCGCGCAGCTGAGCACCTCCGCGGCATCCTTTCCGAACTTCAGATCGCACACGTTCAAAAGACCGGTCTGCTGAGCATCTTCACCGATTTTGAATACCCTAACTTCCAACCTTCTGAGCAAGGCATTTCTTCCGTTGACGCTATGTTTGAGCAGCTTGTTGTCTGGACTAAGGCAATGGCCACCATTCGTGAGACTGCAAACCTCTAA